The nucleotide sequence GCCAATCATCCTGGCGTCCCGGAAACAGGCGGTCCAGCCCTGCGCGATTTTGCGCGTGCCTTGTCTGAAATTTTGCTCGATCTTGCTCTTCAGGTGGTACGGGACGGCGAAGGCGCGCAGAAGCTGATCCGGATCGATGTCGAAGGTGCTGTCAGCAATGGTTCCGCCGAGAAAATCGCCATGTCCATCGCCAATTCCCCGCTGGTGAAAACGGCTGTTGCCGGAGAAGATGCGAACTGGGGTCGCATCGTGATGGCAGTCGGCAAGGCAGGTGAGCCGGCGGATCGCGACAAGCTTGGTGTTGCGGTTGGCGGCGTATGGATGGCCCGCAATGGCGGTGTGATCGACGGATATGACGAGGCTCCGGTTGTGGCCCATATGAAAGGCCGGGCAATCAATATTGCGGTCGATCTTGGTCTCGGCAAAGGCCGGGCGACTGCCTGGACCTGCGATCTGACGCACGGTTACATCGACATCAACGGCTCCTACAGGAGCTGACAGGGTGGCGGATGAAGCGCGGCCGGAAAGGCCTCCGTTCAGCTTTCGGGCACGGAGCAGCGGTGCTGAGATAGCCCGTTCGCCATCGAGTCAGACTTCATCCGAAACACCTGCCTTCAAGCCGCTCCGCACGGAGCGCCTTATTCTGCGTCCATTTTCCCCCGAAGATGCGCCGGCCCTGCACCGGTTGATCAATGATTGGGAAATCAGTCGCACTTTGGCAGAAGTTCCGTTCCCTTATCCGCGCAGTCTGGCCGATGAGTGGATCGGTTCCACCTTGCAGGGTATCAGGGAGGGAACCGCCTGGCATCTCGGCATTACCGGTCATGAAGGCTATGAGCCAGCCCCCAAGGAGACCCTGATCGGCGGGGTCGGCCTGCGTCTGCTGCCGGAAGGTCGCGGCAGTCTCCGGCAGGCTGGACGGGCGGCGAGCATTGGCTACTGGGTCGGACGGCGTTTCTGGGGGCATGGGGTGGCGACCGAGGCGGTCGGCAGGCTGTGCCGCTGGGCCATGGCCAATCTGCCGATCAACCGGCTGGAAGCGACGGCTGACCGCGATAATCTGGCCTCGATCGCAGTGCTGAAGCGAATTGGTTTCCGGGAAGTCGGGGCGGGCGTGAAACCCTTTCGCTCCCGGGCCGGAGAAGTGCCGGTGCTGCATTTCGAGGCGCTGCGGGACGATCTGTTCGGAGTGCCCGATGCGGGCCTGCCGCGTGGGCGGGAACAGGTAACACCGCCACAATCGGGCATCATGCCGGGCATGGCGCCTGCCAATCTGCCAGTCCTGCTGGTGGTCGCGGCGGCGCTGGTGAACGCTCAGGGAGAGATCCTGCTGGCCCGTCGTCCGGAAGGGCGCAGCATGGCGGGGCTGTGGGAGTTCCCAGGTGGCAAGGTGGAACCCGGTGAGACCCCTGAACAGGCCCTGATCCGTGAATTGCGGGAGGAACTGGGTGTAGATGCCTCTGCCGGATGTCTGGCCCCTCTCGCCTTTGCCAGCCATGCGTATGAAAAATTTCATCTTTTGATGCCGCTTTACGCATGCCGTCGCTGGCAGGGTGTGCCGAGACCAAGAGAAGAGCAGGCTCTGGCATGGGTGCTGCCGGATCAACTCGACCGTTACCCGATGCCGGCGGCTGATATACCGCTCATCCCTATATTGCGGGATCTGCTCTAAGCCTGCACTCTGACTGCATGAGTCATACATCTTCTGCGCAAGGCGCATGTCTGCTGGTGATCGGTAACGAGATTCTCTCGGGCCGTACGCAAGACAGGAATATCCAGTTTCTGGCTCGTGCATTGGGCGAGCATGGGTTGCCGCTGCGGGAGGTCAGGGTCATTCCGGATATCCGGGAAACCATTATCGCCACTGTGAATGAAACCCGTGCCCGTTTTGCTCATGTGCTGACCACGGGTGGTATCGGCCCTACTCATGATGACATTACCAGCGAATGTGTGGCGGCGGCTTTCGGTGTTCCGTGGGAGCCTCATCCGGAAGCATGGGCCTTGATGGAGGCGCATTATCCGCCGGGTGGCTTCAACCCGGCGCGTCAGCGCATGGCGACAATGCCGAGAGGGGCGAGGCTGATCGCCAATCCGGTTTCTCTCGCGCCGGGATTCAGTATTGGGAATGTGCATGTCATGGCCGGTATCCCAGCCGTTATGCAGGCGATGTTTCAGGATCTGGTCAAGCGTCTGCCTGCGGGGTTGCCCGTATTATCCCGCAGTGTTCATGCCTGGGATATTGCAGAAGGCACGATTGCTGCTGATCTGACGATTTTACAGATGCGTTGGCCTGATGTGGAAATAGGAAGTTATCCGTTCCAGAAAGAGGAAAACGGAAAGCGGATTTATGGCATCGCGATTGTTGCGAAAGGAACCAATGCCAGAAAGCTGGATGATGTTGCTGCTGCTGTAATGGAATTGTTCGAAACATTTAATGTCTCTCCTGTTTTAGGAGAATTGGATCGAACATCTTGAAAAACAATATGAATACTTTATTTGTATCGGTTGTAATTTACTGTGCTGATTTTTCATAAAAATCATAATATATCTACAAATATCTGCGTATTTATTTCAGGGGCTGAATCGGATGTCTAATTCTTCCAATGGGGTGCCAAGCTGGAATATTTATTCCGGCTCTGCTGAATCAGTGACGATCCCGCTTCTTTTTTATTCCAATGGCCAATATGTCACGCCGGACTTCAGTCAGTTTACGGCAACTGGTACGCTGAATGTCAGGGTTTGGGTAGTTGGATTGGCCGGGCAGGCAGCCAACGGGGCATTAACCGCAGCCCCCGTACCCGCTGTCTCTACGCAGGCGATCAGCAACATGACATCGACCTTTGTGGTTGATACCGGCTCTTTCCCGACTGTCATGCCACTGAGTTTAGTTCAGGCTGCATTGCCCGGTTTTACGGAGGCGCAGTTGCAGACCTATCCTCCTGGTTCTCTCACCTATAGCAGCGATAATGTCAGTATTACTGGCTACTACGTGCCGCTGACTCTGGCTTTTGCCGATGCAACCGATAACGGTGGGCAGCCACTGACGACGACGTTCAAGGTGCTTGTCTCCGACACCAGCCATGCGCATATGATGGGTTTGCGCTTCGATTATGATTCGACGACGCAGCAAAACTATACTTCCGCCTACAGCGCTCTCATGAATCTTGCCCCGATGCAGTCGGGGGCTATGTCGCGTGGCTATATCGTCAGTCAGGCTGGTCTTACTGTCGGGCTGAATCAGGCGAACGCGGGCAGCGGGTGGGCTTTCACCAAACTTGCTCCGGCATCGCAATCCGGTGATTGGCTGGCACCGCCGGTGACGGTTACCGTGAATGGCAAGGTACTGCCGGCAGGCTCAGTGTTGATTGATACCGGCCTGAATGAAATGTTCCTGAAATATGAGGGCGGAAGCAGGCTGCCTGCAAACAGCACCATTACTCTTTCCATGTTGGGAACGGGCGGTGCTGTACAATATTCATTCAATACCGGGACACCCACCGGTGTGGCGCCTTCTGTTGTCAGATCAGGCAATTCATCGACTGGTACTTTTGTGAACACCGGCCTGCATGCTCTGGCAGGCTTCGATGTTCTTTACGATGCAGCGAACGGGCTGTTTGGATTAAGGGCGAATGGTCACTCGCCCCAATCATCGGTCTCGTTCGATCCGGTTTTCTCACTGTCCGGAAATATGAGCGTTCAGGCTGGTTTTCAATCTTCCCAATCCATTCTCTTGACAGGCCCGGCAACCTTGCAGGGGACCGGAAGCATATCCCTGGATGGTACGATCTCCGGCAACGGGCTCCTGACGGTGAAAGCCCCCGGGACTGTGACTTTGTCAGGCAATAATACGTATAGTGGCGGTACGGTTCTGGACGGGACCACCGTTGCTGTGAAATGGAATTCCAGCCTGGGAACAGGCGGCGTTGCAATGGCTGCGGGTTCGGCGAATGCCTTGTTTCTGAACAACGGCAACGCCACGGTCTGGAGTGCAGGCGCAGATACGATCAGCGCTGGCATGACATCGGTTCAGGTAGCGGCCAGCGGGGCCGGTAAGCTCACCTTTGTAGGAGGAAATGGGGCCTCCAAGATTTACGGGGGAGGTGGCGCCATGACCGTTTTCGGTGGTGCGGGAGAGGGTGTGGTCGCTGCTGGTGGTGCAGGCAGCGTGATCGTCAACGGTTCGGGCAACACCACGGTCACCGGGGGTGGCGGGAACGCCATTTATGGCGGGAGCGGAGAGGCTCTGGTTTTCGGTGGTGCGCAGGGTGCCAATAACATCCTTGGAGGAAGTGGCAGCAGCACCGTTGTCGGGCAGTCAGGAGATCATATGGTCGGGGGGGCCGGCAAGATGCTGATCTTTGGCAGTAACAACGCTACAGATACGATTATCGGTGGCAATGCAACGACCGTGATGGGCGGCAATGCGGGCACGCAGCTTCTTTCCAATGGAAACACTGTGTTCTGGGGTGGTTCTGGAAATGACATGCTCTGGGGTGGCGCGGGCATTACAATCGCGACGCTGGGAAGCGGCAACGATACCACCTATATCGGCAGTGGTGCCATGAGCATTGCCGGAGGATCCGGCCAAGATATTTACACCGTCACTGCCGGGCAGGCCGGTGGATCGGCGGTGATCTTTGATTTTAATCCAGGCCAGGATTCGCTGGTGCTGGAAGGCTATGATACCGCGAGCATCGTCAAGACCGTCCAACCGGGTTATGTGACACTCAGCCTGCCCGATCAGACGATGTTGACATTCGTGGGGGCGGACCCGGCAAGCCTTCCTGGCCGGTCGATAACCTGATCTGCTCTGGATGCTGGTTCAGGCGGCGTTGATCGCCGCCTGTTCTTCCGGAGTGCGCAGGCTCAGGACCAGGGCATGCAGCCCGCCTGCGAATTCAGCCTCCAGAGCCTCATGCACGGCGCGGGAGCGCTGGACGCGGGATATGCCGTGGAAAGTCTCAGAGATCAGCGTCACTTTGAAATGTGTTTCTCCCGTGCTGGCTGGGCCTCGGCTCTGATGACGGAGTCCGGCATGGCCTGCATGGCGGGCACTGTCATCCTGCACATCGAGATGGACCGGGGTAAAGCGGGCGCGTAAAACGTCTTCGATCCGTTGTGCGCGGCTGCCTGTAAGGGGAGCATGTTCCTGTGTCATAAGGGAAGTATCGCTTTTTTTGCTGTTCTGAGAAAGAGTCTCAGGCGATATTGAACAGGATAGGCACGGGATGGGTTGCGTTTCGTGCCTCCCGTTGCACATAAGAGGACATGATGGCCAGACGCGCTCCGCGAACGAGGGCCTACGCGCCCGATCCGGACGCGCCGACCCGTGACTGTGACATGGCTGGCTGCAACATGCCGGCCGCTTATCGTGCACCAAAATCAAGGACCGAACTACGCCATTACTGGTGGTTCTGTCTGGAGCATGTGCGCGCCTACAATGCATCGTGGGATTTTTATAAGGGAATGAGCCCAGGGCAGATTGAGGCGCATCTGCGGGCTGATACCGCATGGCAGCGGCCGAGCTGGCCTTTGGGCCAAAACGGTGCTCCCGTTGCGCCGGAAGATTTATTGCGTGATCCGTTAGGCGTGCTGCGCGATGGCGCGGCTGCTGCCACCCGCCGTAAAAAACCGGAGGAGGAGCGGCCCCCCAAAGAATTACGGGAGCCGCTGATGATCATGAGTCTGCCCTGGCCTGTGACCTGGGACGATATCAGAAGCCGCTACAAGGAACTGGCCAAGAGGTATCACCCGGATGCCAACGGAGGCAGCCGTGAGGCCGAGGAGCGGCTGAAAGTCATCAACCAGGCCTATGCCACGCTGCGGCGGGGTCTGGCCGGGGAACCCGCCCGGAATGGAGATGCTGCCGAACAGGCTGCCTGATTCGTGCTACGCCATTCTACCGGTTTTGCCTCTCTTTCCTTATGACGTTACCGTGCTTCCTTCTTGAGACAGGACGAGTTCGCTGATGACCAAGGTTGCCGCCATCTCCGAAACAAGGGATCCGGAGGAAGGGATTGCCCCAACTTCTGCATTGACCGTCCCCGACATTACTCTCCGTGTGAGAGAGGTGTTCGGCATTGATTCCGATATGGAGGTGCCCGCCTTCTCAATCCGGACCGAACATGTGCCGGAGGCGGACCCGACCTATCGCTTCGATCCGGAGACGACGCTGGCCCTGCTGGCAGGGTATGCTCATAATCGCCGGGTGATGGTTCAGGGCTATCATGGTACCGGCAAGTCCACCCATATCGAGCAGGTGGCGGCGCGGCTCAACTGGCCCTGTATCCGCGTCAATCTGGACAGCCATATCAGCCGTATCGACCTGATCGGCAAGGATGCCATCGTGCTGAAGGATGGTCGTCAGGTCACCGAATTCCGCGAGGGAATTCTTCCCTGGGCATTACAGCATGCCTGTGCGCTGGTGTTCGATGAATACGATGCGGGTCGCCCGGATGTGATGTTCGTGATCCAGCGCGTACTGGAGGTCGAGGGCAAGCTCACCCTGCTGGACCAGAATCGCGTCATCCGCCCGCATCCTTCCTTCCGTCTGTTCGCGACGGCGAATACAGTCGGGTTGGGCGATACGACCGGGCTGTATCATGGCACGCAGCAGATCAATCAGGGTCAGATGGACCGTTGGAACATAGTCACCACTCTGAATTATCTGCCGCATGCGCAGGAGACGGAGATCGTACTGGCCAAAATGGGCGTGGACGGATCGAAAAATCCGCAGGCGCGCAAGGAGGTCGAAAGCATGGTGGCTCTGGCGGAGCTGACCCGGGCAGGCTTCATCAATGGCGATATTTCCACGGTGATGTCACCACGGACGGTCATTACCTGGGCCCAGAATGCCCGGATTTTCAAGGATCTCGGCTTTGCGTTCCGCGTCACCTTTCTGAACAAATGCGATGAGGCAGAGCGCACCACCGTGGCCGAATATTATCAGCGCTGCTTCAACGAGGATATTCCGACCGGTCTGTTCAACCGGAAAGCCTTCTGATCGCGGGCAGGCAGACGGGAATGAGCGGCAGCAGGCATAACGGCCCCCCTTCGAAGGATGGCGGCGTGCAAGACGCTGCCAACCGGGTTGATGAGTTCAAGAAGGCGACCTCCTCGGTCTTCCGTTCCATGGCGGGAACGGCAGAGGCTCAGGTGGCATTCCAGCCCGGCCCATCGGCGCTGATGGGCCGGCGTGCGCGGCTGCCGATGCCGACACGCGCCTTGCCGCCTGCCGAAATGGCCAAATTGCGCGGGGCTGCCGATAGTCTGGCCTTGCGCCTGCGCCACCATGACGAGGTCGTGCATCAGAACCGTCTGCCAACCCAGCCGGAGGCGCGGGAAGTTTACGACGCGCTGGAACAGATGCGGGTGGAAGCCGTCGGTAGCCGTCATATGGCGGGGGTCGCCGCAAATCTGCAGGCCCGCTTGTCTGATGAATGCGAGACGGCTGGCTGTGATCGCATGACCAAGCGGGATCAACTCCCGCTTTCCCGTGCCCTGTCGCTTCTGGCGCGGGAAAAGATGACCGGTGAGGTGCCACCAGCTTCAGTGCGGCATGTGCTCGATCTGTGGCGACCGCAGCTTGGCCCGGCAGTGCAGGATGCGCTGGCCGATCTGGTGTTGCATCAGGATGATCAGACCGCTTTTGCGCGGGTGACACGGCGGCTTCTCTCGACGCTCGATCTGGAGCCATCTTCCTTTGATGAAAGCCAGCCGGACTCGCAGGAGCTGGAAGAAGGCGAGGACGAGGATCAGGGCGAGCAGTCCGGTGCGCAGGATAATGCGCCGGATGGTGAGGGCGAAAGCCGCAAGGAGCAGGATAGTATGCTCGGCGCCAGCCCGCAGGAGCTGGAAGAAACCGACTCCCGCGAGGAAACCGCCGATATCGGCTCGGATGAAGCTGCCGGAGACGGGGAGGACAGCCCGGGTGGCCCTCAACAGCGGCGGGACGTACAGGATGATCCGAACAATACGGTCTATCGCGCTTTCACGCAGGCTTATGACGAGGAAGTGGCGGCCGAGGATCTGTGCGATTCCGATGAGCTGACGCGCCTGCGGCAGATGCTGGATCAACAGTTGCAACATCTTCAGGGCGTGGTTTCGAAACTCGCCAATCGTCTTCAGCGTCGCCTGCTGGCACAGCAGACGCGGTCATGGACGTTCGATCTGGAAGACGGATTGCTGGATGTCAGCCGTCTGGCGCGTGTCGTTGCCAATCCCACCGTGCCGCTCTCCTACAAGCGGGAGCGGGAGACGGAGTTTCGCGATACGGTCGTCACTCTCTTGCTCGATAATTCAGGCTCCATGCGTGGACGGCCAATCACGGTTGCGGCGATGTGCGGCGATATTCTGGCGCGCACACTGGAACGCTGTGCAGTGAAAGTCGAGGTGCTGGGCTTTACAACCCGCGCCTGGAAAGGCGGTCAGAGTCGGGAAGCCTGGGTTGCCGCTGGAAAGCCGCGTCTGCCCGGACGGCTGAACGATTTACGTCATATTGTCTATAAAGCGGCTGATACGCCATGGCGCCGTGCCCGCCGCAATCTCGGTCTGATGCTGCGGGAAGGGCTGCTGAAGGAAAATATCGACGGCGAGGCTCTGCAATGGGCCTATCGTCGATTGCTGGCCCGGCCGGAGCATCGCCGTATCCTGATGGTGATCAGCGATGGCGCGCCGGTGGATGACAGCACGCTTTCCGTCAATCCGGGGAACTATCTGGAACGGCATCTGCGTGATGTGATCCGCGAGATCGAGGGGCGCAATGCGGTCGAACTGGTGGCGATCGGCATCGGCCACGATGTCACACGCTATTATCGCCGCGCCGTCACGATTGTGGATGCGGAAGAACTCGGCGGCACGATGATGCGGAAATTGTCGGAACTGTTCGAGGAGAATACCCGGCGGGGGTAATTTTATTCCACCATCAGTAAAAATCACTTTTACAGATGGTGAAAATCCAATGTTTTAAATCACATTGGGTAAATGCTCTGATTCGTTACGCGCTGCACAACAGCGTTGAATTTGGAGAGGAAAGCTGCATTGGTGTATGGTAGTGCAGCTTGACGCGCAGCCTTTCCCAGTTTGATGCGATAGTCAGGGCATGTGATCATTGTGGCGATCATGGCTGCCAGCGCTTCAGGATTACGAGCAGGAAACATGAGGCAATTGGTGCCATGTTCAAAAACGCCATCGTAACAAGGTAAGGCTGAGAGGATCAGCGGCCGCTCAAGAAGCGCCGCTTCATAAACAGCAAGTGCTTGTGTTTCATTATATGAGGCCAAGCAAAATATATCTGCTGATGCCATGCAAGCAAGAAGTTCATCATCCTCTAAATTTTCAATAATTTTAAACCGCTTTCGATTACTGTTAAAAATTTCTACAGCATCTTCTTCCATATTGAATATTTTTCCACATATGATACATTCTATATCCACATCTGCGGAAAACATCGACACAGCTTTGATTAAATCTTCCGCCCGTTTACGGCCTTCTACAGTTCCTACTTGAACAATCCGGATGGCAGTCGTCTTGGGAAGAATTTTAGGGAGCACAATATTATTAATATCTATTGTAATGCCAAATGGGCAAACGTGGATTTTATTTTCAGGTAAATGGCGTATGAAAGTCTGGAGCACTTTCCTTTGGCTTTCTGTATTAAAAATAATAGAGCCAGTATGAGATCTGATGTGAGATAAGGCTTCTCGCAGAGGAGGGTGATCACATAGCATCATGACGGCTATATCACCTTCATTGATAAACCAGATGATTGGCAGCTGTGGAGGAATAGAAGGAATTAGTTCTCCTGTGGCAATTGTATTGAAAATTGCCAGATCAAAATTATTTGGATCACAATTACTCGATATAGGTACATCCAGGGATTCAAAATAAGGCAGCATTGCTCCTGGCTCAGGTATGGCCGGAAAAATTTGAAGATTATGACCAAAATCTTTTAAATCTTTCGCGAGTCTAAAAAAAGCTTTGCTTGATCCTGTAATCGTAAATTCGTGATTAAACATGAGTATATTCATTTTGGGCAAAATCCAACCTGCTCGCGTATTTCAGAATTTAGAGAGTCAGCTATGCCCTGTTTAAGGGAATATTTATGATATTTCGATATCAATTCGTTTTGCCAATCTAACGGCGGTGTGTCCGGCACTGGCCCGCAGGCTTGGCATTACTAGGAGGCAGTCATCATAAGGGGTACGCACGGTCTTATCCCCGTCATGGGCGATCAGCGTACCGGCATGGGGAACAGTGTAGCCACCTGTAAAAGGCTGCGTAAACG is from Granulibacter bethesdensis and encodes:
- a CDS encoding J domain-containing protein gives rise to the protein MMARRAPRTRAYAPDPDAPTRDCDMAGCNMPAAYRAPKSRTELRHYWWFCLEHVRAYNASWDFYKGMSPGQIEAHLRADTAWQRPSWPLGQNGAPVAPEDLLRDPLGVLRDGAAAATRRKKPEEERPPKELREPLMIMSLPWPVTWDDIRSRYKELAKRYHPDANGGSREAEERLKVINQAYATLRRGLAGEPARNGDAAEQAA
- a CDS encoding bifunctional GNAT family N-acetyltransferase/(deoxy)nucleoside triphosphate pyrophosphohydrolase, whose amino-acid sequence is MADEARPERPPFSFRARSSGAEIARSPSSQTSSETPAFKPLRTERLILRPFSPEDAPALHRLINDWEISRTLAEVPFPYPRSLADEWIGSTLQGIREGTAWHLGITGHEGYEPAPKETLIGGVGLRLLPEGRGSLRQAGRAASIGYWVGRRFWGHGVATEAVGRLCRWAMANLPINRLEATADRDNLASIAVLKRIGFREVGAGVKPFRSRAGEVPVLHFEALRDDLFGVPDAGLPRGREQVTPPQSGIMPGMAPANLPVLLVVAAALVNAQGEILLARRPEGRSMAGLWEFPGGKVEPGETPEQALIRELREELGVDASAGCLAPLAFASHAYEKFHLLMPLYACRRWQGVPRPREEQALAWVLPDQLDRYPMPAADIPLIPILRDLL
- a CDS encoding glycosyltransferase family 4 protein, yielding MFNHEFTITGSSKAFFRLAKDLKDFGHNLQIFPAIPEPGAMLPYFESLDVPISSNCDPNNFDLAIFNTIATGELIPSIPPQLPIIWFINEGDIAVMMLCDHPPLREALSHIRSHTGSIIFNTESQRKVLQTFIRHLPENKIHVCPFGITIDINNIVLPKILPKTTAIRIVQVGTVEGRKRAEDLIKAVSMFSADVDIECIICGKIFNMEEDAVEIFNSNRKRFKIIENLEDDELLACMASADIFCLASYNETQALAVYEAALLERPLILSALPCYDGVFEHGTNCLMFPARNPEALAAMIATMITCPDYRIKLGKAARQAALPYTNAAFLSKFNAVVQRVTNQSIYPM
- a CDS encoding BolA family transcriptional regulator, with the protein product MTQEHAPLTGSRAQRIEDVLRARFTPVHLDVQDDSARHAGHAGLRHQSRGPASTGETHFKVTLISETFHGISRVQRSRAVHEALEAEFAGGLHALVLSLRTPEEQAAINAA
- a CDS encoding calcium-binding protein — translated: MSNSSNGVPSWNIYSGSAESVTIPLLFYSNGQYVTPDFSQFTATGTLNVRVWVVGLAGQAANGALTAAPVPAVSTQAISNMTSTFVVDTGSFPTVMPLSLVQAALPGFTEAQLQTYPPGSLTYSSDNVSITGYYVPLTLAFADATDNGGQPLTTTFKVLVSDTSHAHMMGLRFDYDSTTQQNYTSAYSALMNLAPMQSGAMSRGYIVSQAGLTVGLNQANAGSGWAFTKLAPASQSGDWLAPPVTVTVNGKVLPAGSVLIDTGLNEMFLKYEGGSRLPANSTITLSMLGTGGAVQYSFNTGTPTGVAPSVVRSGNSSTGTFVNTGLHALAGFDVLYDAANGLFGLRANGHSPQSSVSFDPVFSLSGNMSVQAGFQSSQSILLTGPATLQGTGSISLDGTISGNGLLTVKAPGTVTLSGNNTYSGGTVLDGTTVAVKWNSSLGTGGVAMAAGSANALFLNNGNATVWSAGADTISAGMTSVQVAASGAGKLTFVGGNGASKIYGGGGAMTVFGGAGEGVVAAGGAGSVIVNGSGNTTVTGGGGNAIYGGSGEALVFGGAQGANNILGGSGSSTVVGQSGDHMVGGAGKMLIFGSNNATDTIIGGNATTVMGGNAGTQLLSNGNTVFWGGSGNDMLWGGAGITIATLGSGNDTTYIGSGAMSIAGGSGQDIYTVTAGQAGGSAVIFDFNPGQDSLVLEGYDTASIVKTVQPGYVTLSLPDQTMLTFVGADPASLPGRSIT
- a CDS encoding molybdopterin-binding protein; the encoded protein is MSHTSSAQGACLLVIGNEILSGRTQDRNIQFLARALGEHGLPLREVRVIPDIRETIIATVNETRARFAHVLTTGGIGPTHDDITSECVAAAFGVPWEPHPEAWALMEAHYPPGGFNPARQRMATMPRGARLIANPVSLAPGFSIGNVHVMAGIPAVMQAMFQDLVKRLPAGLPVLSRSVHAWDIAEGTIAADLTILQMRWPDVEIGSYPFQKEENGKRIYGIAIVAKGTNARKLDDVAAAVMELFETFNVSPVLGELDRTS
- the cobT gene encoding cobaltochelatase subunit CobT; protein product: MSGSRHNGPPSKDGGVQDAANRVDEFKKATSSVFRSMAGTAEAQVAFQPGPSALMGRRARLPMPTRALPPAEMAKLRGAADSLALRLRHHDEVVHQNRLPTQPEAREVYDALEQMRVEAVGSRHMAGVAANLQARLSDECETAGCDRMTKRDQLPLSRALSLLAREKMTGEVPPASVRHVLDLWRPQLGPAVQDALADLVLHQDDQTAFARVTRRLLSTLDLEPSSFDESQPDSQELEEGEDEDQGEQSGAQDNAPDGEGESRKEQDSMLGASPQELEETDSREETADIGSDEAAGDGEDSPGGPQQRRDVQDDPNNTVYRAFTQAYDEEVAAEDLCDSDELTRLRQMLDQQLQHLQGVVSKLANRLQRRLLAQQTRSWTFDLEDGLLDVSRLARVVANPTVPLSYKRERETEFRDTVVTLLLDNSGSMRGRPITVAAMCGDILARTLERCAVKVEVLGFTTRAWKGGQSREAWVAAGKPRLPGRLNDLRHIVYKAADTPWRRARRNLGLMLREGLLKENIDGEALQWAYRRLLARPEHRRILMVISDGAPVDDSTLSVNPGNYLERHLRDVIREIEGRNAVELVAIGIGHDVTRYYRRAVTIVDAEELGGTMMRKLSELFEENTRRG
- the cobS gene encoding cobaltochelatase subunit CobS, which produces MTKVAAISETRDPEEGIAPTSALTVPDITLRVREVFGIDSDMEVPAFSIRTEHVPEADPTYRFDPETTLALLAGYAHNRRVMVQGYHGTGKSTHIEQVAARLNWPCIRVNLDSHISRIDLIGKDAIVLKDGRQVTEFREGILPWALQHACALVFDEYDAGRPDVMFVIQRVLEVEGKLTLLDQNRVIRPHPSFRLFATANTVGLGDTTGLYHGTQQINQGQMDRWNIVTTLNYLPHAQETEIVLAKMGVDGSKNPQARKEVESMVALAELTRAGFINGDISTVMSPRTVITWAQNARIFKDLGFAFRVTFLNKCDEAERTTVAEYYQRCFNEDIPTGLFNRKAF